A genomic stretch from Larimichthys crocea isolate SSNF chromosome XXII, L_crocea_2.0, whole genome shotgun sequence includes:
- the LOC104924193 gene encoding heterogeneous nuclear ribonucleoprotein A/B has product MADAETLLMETSDQNGNEGDEDQNGAEQELMIGEECQDSQDGQDEQDDQDGQDSQDNGTDGGKIDASKGEEDAGKMFVGGLSWDTSKKDLKDYFSKFGEVSDCTIKMDSNTGRSRGFGFVLFKDSSSVDKVLEQKDHRLDGRPIDPKKAMAMKKEPVKKIFVGGLIPEATEDTIREYFGAFGEIETIELPIDPKSKKRRGFIFITYKDEASVKKCLEKKYHNIQGSRCELKIAQPKEVYQQQQYGAGRGGGYGGRGGGRGGRGGQNQGWNQGYGNYWNQGYGNQGYGYGGYSGYGNYDYSSGYYGYGPGYDYNQGNASYGKTPRRGAHQTSYKPY; this is encoded by the exons ATGGCAGACGCCGAGACTCTCCTCATGGAGACATCAGACCAGAACGGCAACGAGGGAGACGAGGACCAGAACGGAGCCGAGCAGGAGCTGATGATCGGAGAGGAATGCCAGGATAGTCAGGACGGTCAAGACGAGCAGGACGACCAGGACGGGCAGGACAGCCAGGACAACGGCACGGATGGAGGCAAAATCGATGCCAGcaaaggagaggaggacgctgg taaaatgttcGTGGGCGGCCTCAGCTGGGACACGAGTAAAAAAGACCTGAAGGATTACTTCAGCAAGTTCGGCGAGGTGTCAGACTGCACCATCAAGATGGACTCCAACACCGGCCGGTCCCGAGGCTTCGGCTTCGTTCTCTTCAAAGATTCCTCCAGCGTCGACAAG gtacTGGAGCAGAAGGATCACAGACTGGACGGACGTCCAATTGACCCCAAGAAGGCGATGGCAATGAAGAAGGAACCCGTCAAGAAGATCTTTGTTGGGGGGTTGATCCCCGAGGCAACAGAGGACACCATCAGGGAATATTTTGGTGCTTTTGGAGAG ATTGAAACAATTGAGCTTCCCATTGACCCCAAGTCAAAGAAAAGGAGGggcttcatcttcatcacataCAAAGATGAAGCCAGCGTCAAGAAGTGTCTGGAGAAGAAATACCACAACATCCAGGGCAGCAGG TGCGAGCTGAAGATCGCCCAGCCCAAGGAGGTGTACCAACAGCAGCAGTATGGAGCGGGACGTGGTGGCGGATATGGTGGCCGGGGAGGAGGCAGGGGTGGACGTGGAG GTCAGAACCAGGGCTGGAACCAGGGCTACGGAAACTACTGGAACCAGGGATATGGTAACCAAGGCTATGGCTATGGTGGATACAGCGGCTATGGTAACTACGACTACTCTTCTGGTTACTATGGATACGGTCCTGGATATGATTACA ACCAGGGCAATGCCAGCTACGGGAAAACCCCAAGGCGGGGAGCACACCAGACCAGCTACAAGCCCTACTGA
- the LOC109139807 gene encoding 15-hydroxyprostaglandin dehydrogenase [NAD(+)]-like: MVPEFNWKLTTNSVVFCLYAALQKTIEAFGGIDILCNNAGILNESQWEKTVSINLMGVVRVTYLALEHMNIQPGGVFGVIVLLKSPSGLGPLLSCPIYTATKHGVVSFTRAMAAVSTVSGYGMRINAVCRGPVQTDLFSNILNRLGQFSHLAGVVQKVSDITGVLK, translated from the exons ATGG TGCCAGAGTTCAATTGGAAGTTAACAACAaacagtgttgttttctgtctttacgCTGCCTTGCAGAAAACTATAGAGGCTTTTGGTGGAATAGACATCCTGTGCAACAATGCCGGCATCCTGAATGAGAGTCAGTGGGAGAAAACTGTCTCCATAAACCTT ATGGGTGTTGTCAGGGTTACCTACCTGGCTCTGGAGCACatgaacat acagcctggaggtgtgtttggggtcattgtcctgttgaaaa GCCCCTCAGGTCTCGGCCCTCTACTAAGCTGTCCTATCTATACAGCCACCAAGCATGGAGTGGTCAGCTTCACTCGAGCCATGGCA GCTGTCTCTACCGTCTCAGGCTATGGAATGCGGATCAATGCAGTTTGCCGAGGTCCTGTTCAAACTGATCTCTTCtccaacattttaaacagactGGGGCAATTTTCCCACCTGGCTGGTGTAGTCCAAAAGGTGTCAGACATCACAGGTGTGTTAAAGTGA